The Actinobacillus succinogenes 130Z region CCATGTCCTGTTCGATTTGGGCGTTCCATTCGGACTCCGACCAAATTTCAAATTTATTAAGTTGTCCCACCAACATGATATTTTTTTCTAATTTTGCCCGCTGGCGTAACGGTTCACTCAACAAAATCCGACCCGCACCGTCAAGCGCACATTCGGTGGCATACCCCAACATGACACGCTGTAAGCTGCGCAAGGCAGGATCAAAATTTGCCAGTGATAACAACTTTTGTTCAATCATTTCCCATTCGGATAAAGGGTAAAGCAGTAAGCAAGGCTGGCGAATATCCACGGTACAAACCAATTGCCCTTGGTTTTGCTCCAAGATTTCCGGGCGATAACGCGTCGGGATCGCTAAACGTCCCTTTGCATCTAAATTTATCGCTGAAGCGCCACGAAACATGGATACCTCGAAAATCTCACCTGTTAATCTTTTACGCAGAGCCTGGAGATAAGATCCAAATATCTCCACAAAACGCCACTTTTTACCACTTATTTGCCATTCTATAGATTGATTGATGAAGTTGCAAGCAATTAATACGGGAAAAGAAAAATCCGCAAAAAAACTACGGATAAAAAAACCGCACTTTATTTGCATAAAGTGCGGTCAATTTCAGAGAAATTTTATGAGATTAATCGTTTTCCTGTTGATCTTTAGGAATCGGTTTTAAGAATACAAAGAAAGAAATCAACGCAACAATAGTGGCTGCGATACCGACCCAAACGGATACGTCATAAGACAAACCGAAACCGATTTGAGCATTGGCAATATAGGTTGCACAAACCAAAGTCATAAAGATGGCCGGAATCGTCGTAATCCAATGGAATTTTTGATGACGGAACAAGTAAGCGGATGCGGTCCATAACATCACCATCGCCGTCGTTTGGTTAGCCCAGCCGAAATAACGCCATAACACTTGGAAGTCCACGGTGGATACCCAGAAACCGATAATAAATAACGGAATCGCAATGACCAAACGTTTTATTAACGAACGTTGCTCAAATTTGAAAAAATCCGCAATTAACAAACGTGCCGCACGAAACGCGGTATCGCCGGAGGTAATCGGCAATACCACCACACCTAATACCGCCAAGATACCGCCGAATACGCCAAGCATACCTATGGCCGAATCATAGACCACTTTAGACGGTGTACCTTTTAAAGCCTCAAGCAATGAAGCCTGATCATCGTAGAAACTTAGACCCACCATACACCAAATTAACGCGATTATACCTTCACCGATCATTGCGCCATAGAAAATGAAACGACCTTCTTTTTCGTTTTGCGTACAACGTGCCATTAACGGAGATTGGGTCGCATGGAAACCTGAAACCGCACCGCAGGCAATGGTGACGAATAATAACGGCCAAAGCGGCGTCCCCTCTTTCGGATGTAAGTTGGCAAGGAAATCCGCCAAAGTAACCTCATGGCCCAGTTCCGCCGTAATGGTACGGAAGAACGGAATACCTTCGAATAATAAACCGAATAACATACCCAATGTCATAAACATCAATAAAGCGCCGAAAATCGGGTAAACCCGACCGATAATTTTATCGATCGGCACCAATGTGGCAATGATGTAATAAACGAAGATAATTCCCGTCCACATCATCAGAGTATTGGTATTGCTTACGCCGCTCGCATCACTTACCGCCGCCGCACCGACACCGCCGGAATTCATGATATCACCGGTGATATTGGTTAACAGCGAGGCCGGGCTCGCCACGAATACCACTCCAACCAACAAAAGCAGTAAAATCGCAATGAAATTCATAAAATGTTTTGCCGGGCGCCCGAGATATTTCCCCGCCAAGAAAGGAATATTGGCACCGCCGTTGCGAATACTCAGCATACCGCTGAAATAATCGTGTACCGCACCGCCAAATACGCAACCGAAGACAATCCAAAGCATAGCGGAAGGCCCGTATAACGCACCCAAAATCGGACCGAAAATCGGCCCCGTACCAGCAATATTCAATAACTGAATCAGCCAGATTTTATTTTTTGACATCGGCACATAGTCCACACCGTCGCCCATAGAATAGGCGGGTGTTTTACGTGCCGGATTAATCACAAAAATTTTTTCGACAACTTTACTGTAAAGGAAATAACCCAGAAGTAAAATCGTCACGCAGATAAAAAACCACAACATACGAATATCCTTAGATAGTAGAGAGAAATAAAAACCACGCGTATTGTATGAAGAGGTTAAAAAGAAGTAAATGAGATTTTAATGATCTTTAAACAGAAAAAACAAAAAATGTGATCCAGTTCCATTTATTCGGATGGTTTCGCCGGGGTTTTGACAATATTTCCCTGCTCATCGGTTTTAACGATCGGCGTACAACTGCGGCAGGCTCCCGAATCCAAACCGGATTCGCGGCAAAATCGATTATATTTATCCAGTAAAGACTTAAACCAGTTTTTTGACTGTTTTTGTTCGCTCATCTTCGCCTCCCGTGCCGACTGCTGATTTATATTATGAATGAATCAATCGGAATTCAACATTTTTTTCACTTCACTGCGGCATTGGGTAAGCCAGTTTTTCTTACCGCCCCAGCCGGTGGTATCCGCTTTCCCCGTCCGGCAGAAATCATTCAAAACCGGATAATCCCGCCAATCGAGCGATGTCATTTTACGCCGGATTGCCGGAACCGTCGCCGCTAAAGTGCGGTGATTTTCCGCAAAATTTTTCAGCGAAACTTCATCCTGAAGGGTATATCGCCAGCAGTACGGAAAATCAAAAAGCTTACGCAACGGGTGAAAACCGAGCGGAAAATTACGCTTAAAATCCGACTCCGCACGCCGAACCAATTCTATGCCGACGGCAGATATTCCTTGCAGCATAATCGCTGAATAACAACCGCTGCTCGCCTCCCGGCTTTCCCCGATATACACTAAAATAAAACCGCACTTTTGCCAGAAATACGCCAATTCCGGCGTGTAGCCAAAACTGACGGAAACAAAATCCGCATTCGCATGTTGTAATAAGCCCGCAACTAACTGCCGCCCCAATCCGTGCCGTTGCCAATCAGGTTGTACCGCAATACGGGAAATCCTCAACGATTTCAGCGTAAGAAATTCGGGAACATTCTGATGATGGGCCAATTTCTGCACCGCTAAATTTCCTTTAGGCCGACGTAATCCGGCGCAAACATCCCGAATTAAGGTTTCATCCCGCAAGCCTTCTTCCACCAGCCACACGCCGCCCAACAAAGCGGAATCCGTTTCCGCCAGCCAGAATTGCTGTTTCGGCGCATCAAACAAGCGACGCAAATCAGACGGCGAAGTGCGGTAATGCGCCAAAGTCAGCAAACCGTAAAAATCCCGGATTCGGTCAACAATTTCCGGCTGAAAAACTTGTCGGATTTTCACCGCACTTTGCATCGAAAAATCCGGCTGAACAAGGTTATCTTCACATTCCAGCAATAGCAATTCGTCGATAAAAGGTTCCAGCTTGTCATCTTCCCGCCAACGCATAGGACGGGTTAACTGAAAATGCTGAAAAGTGCGGTGAAGATTTGTCAGGAATTTCAGTAAAAACCCCCGTCCCGTGCCTTCGTAACTGTGAATGGTGGTGGTAATAACGATATGTTTAAACGTTGAAACCAGTTGAAATAACGACGATAAAGGTATCATCGCCGCTTCATCGATGACCAACCAATCTTCGGCGAACCGGTTAAAATTCGCGTTGATTTGTCGAATGAGATCATCCGGTGCGATAAAATCCAACCTTTCGTCCGCAAAATCCTGCAAAATTTTGACCGCACTTCTATTCGGCGCCGTCACGTAACATTTATGCCCGATTCGATTGAGCAACATTCCTGCCAAGGCGG contains the following coding sequences:
- the mraZ gene encoding division/cell wall cluster transcriptional repressor MraZ, which codes for MFRGASAINLDAKGRLAIPTRYRPEILEQNQGQLVCTVDIRQPCLLLYPLSEWEMIEQKLLSLANFDPALRSLQRVMLGYATECALDGAGRILLSEPLRQRAKLEKNIMLVGQLNKFEIWSESEWNAQIEQDMVLGSSSEFALSDALKTLSL
- a CDS encoding carbon starvation CstA family protein is translated as MLWFFICVTILLLGYFLYSKVVEKIFVINPARKTPAYSMGDGVDYVPMSKNKIWLIQLLNIAGTGPIFGPILGALYGPSAMLWIVFGCVFGGAVHDYFSGMLSIRNGGANIPFLAGKYLGRPAKHFMNFIAILLLLLVGVVFVASPASLLTNITGDIMNSGGVGAAAVSDASGVSNTNTLMMWTGIIFVYYIIATLVPIDKIIGRVYPIFGALLMFMTLGMLFGLLFEGIPFFRTITAELGHEVTLADFLANLHPKEGTPLWPLLFVTIACGAVSGFHATQSPLMARCTQNEKEGRFIFYGAMIGEGIIALIWCMVGLSFYDDQASLLEALKGTPSKVVYDSAIGMLGVFGGILAVLGVVVLPITSGDTAFRAARLLIADFFKFEQRSLIKRLVIAIPLFIIGFWVSTVDFQVLWRYFGWANQTTAMVMLWTASAYLFRHQKFHWITTIPAIFMTLVCATYIANAQIGFGLSYDVSVWVGIAATIVALISFFVFLKPIPKDQQEND
- a CDS encoding DUF5363 domain-containing protein, which encodes MSEQKQSKNWFKSLLDKYNRFCRESGLDSGACRSCTPIVKTDEQGNIVKTPAKPSE
- a CDS encoding tRNA(Met) cytidine acetyltransferase TmcA, whose protein sequence is MMMLSRRLTLKFDQTPPHFPSDLKESAVVLSTENFSKAKNLLGQEFDWILYDGRAALNLDALAIAVGTLKAGGELVLWLDKTQRIDLDSRRWSGAEQGIETPNFYRHFYHLLAQYNRNELQTSCTDHHVERDLCDIPGQVTVQQEKIINRILRQKSDLYIITAKRGRGKSALAGMLLNRIGHKCYVTAPNRSAVKILQDFADERLDFIAPDDLIRQINANFNRFAEDWLVIDEAAMIPLSSLFQLVSTFKHIVITTTIHSYEGTGRGFLLKFLTNLHRTFQHFQLTRPMRWREDDKLEPFIDELLLLECEDNLVQPDFSMQSAVKIRQVFQPEIVDRIRDFYGLLTLAHYRTSPSDLRRLFDAPKQQFWLAETDSALLGGVWLVEEGLRDETLIRDVCAGLRRPKGNLAVQKLAHHQNVPEFLTLKSLRISRIAVQPDWQRHGLGRQLVAGLLQHANADFVSVSFGYTPELAYFWQKCGFILVYIGESREASSGCYSAIMLQGISAVGIELVRRAESDFKRNFPLGFHPLRKLFDFPYCWRYTLQDEVSLKNFAENHRTLAATVPAIRRKMTSLDWRDYPVLNDFCRTGKADTTGWGGKKNWLTQCRSEVKKMLNSD